Proteins encoded by one window of Mycobacteriales bacterium:
- the purU gene encoding formyltetrahydrofolate deformylase, with translation MSFEPLDTRPDQDVGRLLVTCEDRPGICAAICGYLADLGANITSLQQYTTDPSGGRLFVRVEFLLPGLDEREPAVSAGFGPLADRFGMEWRLSRAVSIKRLAIMVSKSDHALQELLWRRKAGDLHADISMVISNHDDLRPLVETWGIPYHHVPVTPDTKQAAEDKQLELLLGQVDAVVLARYMQVLTPHFLAAFPMRAINIHHSFLPAFVGADPYGKAAERGVKLIGATAHYVTADLDAGPIIEQDVVRIDHRQSVADLRRAGRYVERAVLARAVSWHVDDRVIVHKNKTIVFA, from the coding sequence ATGTCGTTCGAGCCGCTGGACACCCGGCCGGACCAGGACGTCGGCCGGCTGCTGGTCACCTGCGAGGACCGGCCCGGCATCTGCGCCGCGATCTGCGGCTACCTGGCCGACCTCGGGGCCAACATCACCTCGCTGCAGCAGTACACGACCGACCCCTCCGGCGGCCGGCTGTTCGTCCGGGTCGAGTTCCTGCTGCCCGGGCTGGACGAGCGGGAGCCGGCGGTCTCGGCCGGGTTCGGCCCGCTGGCCGACCGCTTCGGGATGGAGTGGCGGCTGTCCCGGGCGGTCTCGATCAAGCGGCTGGCCATCATGGTGTCCAAGTCCGACCACGCGCTGCAGGAGCTGCTCTGGCGACGCAAGGCCGGTGACCTGCACGCGGACATCTCGATGGTGATCTCCAACCACGACGACCTGCGGCCGCTGGTGGAGACCTGGGGCATTCCGTACCACCATGTACCGGTGACCCCGGACACCAAGCAGGCGGCCGAGGACAAGCAGCTGGAGCTGCTGCTCGGGCAGGTCGACGCGGTCGTGCTGGCCCGCTACATGCAGGTCCTCACGCCGCACTTCCTGGCCGCGTTCCCGATGCGGGCGATCAACATCCACCACAGCTTCCTGCCGGCCTTCGTCGGCGCCGACCCGTACGGGAAGGCGGCCGAGCGCGGGGTGAAGCTGATCGGCGCGACCGCGCACTACGTCACCGCGGACCTCGACGCCGGACCGATCATCGAGCAGGACGTGGTCCGCATCGACCACCGCCAGTCGGTGGCCGACCTGCGCCGGGCCGGCCGGTACGTGGAGCGCGCGGTGCTCGCCCGGGCCGTGTCCTGGCACGTCGACGACCGGGTGATCGTGCACAAGAACAAGACCATCGTCTTCGCCTGA
- a CDS encoding serine/threonine-protein kinase, translating into MRTSQGANRAERPQLEPLRRSDPARIGPYLLLGRLGAGAMGRVYLGRSTAGRLVAVKTIREEYAEEPDFRDRFAHEVTAARRVSGVFTAAVVAADAEAEVPWLATAYVPAPSLSRLVETCGPLPVAAVRWLAAGCAEALESIHGVGLVHRDLKPSNVLVSLDGPQVIDFGVSRAVERIQLTATREALGTPAYMAPEQAREARRTTAASDVFSLGSTLLYAATGHAPYRGDTTVDVLVRLATEPPDLSGLPRELAGPIGRCLDRDPANRPTPAALLSAIAATMRYEDGEGARSLPAAAVEMIEEYRRRPQPAEPVDAESTFGSQPGLPALPPLPRPDPAPLSIPPEPTPAHVTRSFDRRLLAVLVALAAIVLIGGGILLGTVLDGGSPPASQGQGSNQPDGPPPGPPPGPPPGNAPRSGPPSLKINQPFGDSATTPVVSGRGWKPGTIITVRVQDGKTSPDHTVVDHSGSFNYTVNQHDELFAGSLPVGTMVLVVTGSDGTAEQVTFQVNG; encoded by the coding sequence GTGCGGACCTCGCAGGGCGCAAACCGGGCGGAGCGGCCCCAGCTGGAGCCGCTGCGGCGCAGCGATCCGGCCCGGATCGGGCCGTACCTGCTGCTGGGGCGGCTCGGGGCCGGCGCGATGGGCCGGGTCTACCTCGGCCGCTCCACCGCCGGCCGGCTGGTCGCGGTCAAGACCATCCGGGAGGAGTACGCGGAGGAGCCCGACTTCCGGGACCGCTTCGCGCACGAGGTGACCGCCGCGCGCCGGGTGAGCGGCGTGTTCACCGCGGCCGTCGTGGCCGCCGACGCCGAGGCCGAGGTGCCCTGGCTGGCCACCGCGTACGTGCCGGCGCCCTCGCTGTCCCGGCTGGTGGAGACCTGCGGGCCGCTGCCGGTCGCGGCCGTGCGCTGGCTCGCGGCCGGCTGCGCCGAGGCGCTGGAGTCGATCCACGGCGTGGGGCTGGTGCACCGCGACCTCAAGCCGTCCAACGTGCTGGTCTCGCTGGACGGGCCGCAGGTGATCGACTTCGGCGTGTCCCGGGCGGTCGAGCGGATCCAGCTCACCGCCACCCGGGAGGCGCTCGGGACGCCGGCGTACATGGCCCCGGAACAGGCCCGGGAGGCCCGCCGGACGACCGCGGCCAGCGATGTGTTCTCCCTCGGCTCGACGTTGCTGTACGCGGCGACCGGGCACGCGCCGTACCGGGGCGACACCACCGTGGACGTGCTGGTCCGGCTGGCGACCGAGCCGCCGGACCTCTCCGGCCTGCCCCGCGAGCTCGCCGGCCCGATCGGCCGCTGCCTGGACCGCGACCCGGCCAACCGGCCGACCCCGGCCGCGCTGCTGTCCGCGATCGCCGCCACCATGCGGTACGAGGACGGCGAGGGCGCGCGGTCGCTGCCGGCGGCGGCGGTCGAGATGATCGAGGAGTACCGGCGGCGGCCGCAGCCGGCCGAGCCGGTCGACGCGGAGAGCACGTTCGGGTCCCAGCCCGGGCTGCCGGCGCTGCCGCCGCTGCCCCGGCCGGACCCCGCGCCGCTGTCGATCCCGCCGGAGCCGACGCCGGCCCACGTGACCCGCTCCTTCGACCGGCGGTTGCTGGCGGTGCTGGTCGCTCTGGCCGCGATCGTCCTGATCGGCGGCGGAATCCTGCTCGGCACCGTGCTGGACGGCGGATCGCCGCCCGCGTCCCAGGGCCAGGGCTCGAACCAGCCGGACGGTCCGCCGCCCGGTCCGCCCCCCGGTCCGCCGCCCGGCAATGCCCCTCGATCCGGACCGCCGTCGCTGAAGATCAACCAGCCCTTCGGCGACTCGGCGACGACTCCGGTCGTGTCCGGGCGGGGCTGGAAGCCCGGCACGATCATCACCGTCCGGGTGCAGGACGGAAAGACCTCGCCCGACCACACGGTGGTCGACCACTCCGGCTCGTTCAACTACACCGTCAACCAGCACGACGAGCTGTTCGCCGGGAGCCTGCCGGTCGGCACGATGGTGCTCGTCGTGACCGGCTCGGACGGCACCGCGGAGCAGGTCACGTTCCAGGTGAACGGCTGA
- the ahcY gene encoding adenosylhomocysteinase, giving the protein MTATLSVDRAAAGFDYKVADLSLADFGRREIRLAEHEMPGLMSLREEYGPSQPLAGARITGSLHMTIQTAVLIETLIALGAEVRWVSCNIFSTQDHAAAAVVVGKDGTKDDPRGVPVFAWKGESLEEYWWCSDQALRWEGRTGPNMILDDGGDVTLLVHKGAEFEAAGAVPGPAPTDSEEYGFILELLSRSVAAEPNRFTAMVPEIRGVSEETTTGVHRLYEFAKAGSLLFPAINVNDSVTKSKFDNKYGCRHSLIDGLNRATDVMIAGKVAVIFGYGDVGKGCVESLRGQGARVVVTEIDPICALQAAMEGLEVVRLADVVETADIFVTTTGNKDIIMAEDIAKMKHQAIVGNIGHFDNEIDMAGLAKLPGVKRLEIKPQVHEWTFEDGHSVIVLSEGRLLNLGNATGHPSFVMSASFANQTIAQIELWTKPGEYEKQVYVLPKPLDEKVARLHLDALGVRLTTLRKDQAEYIGVDVSGPYKPDHYRY; this is encoded by the coding sequence ATGACCGCCACGCTCAGCGTGGACCGCGCAGCCGCCGGTTTCGACTACAAGGTCGCAGACCTGTCCCTGGCCGACTTCGGCCGGCGCGAGATCCGGCTGGCCGAGCACGAGATGCCCGGCCTGATGTCCCTGCGGGAGGAGTACGGCCCGTCCCAGCCGCTGGCCGGCGCCCGCATCACCGGCTCGCTGCACATGACGATCCAGACCGCCGTGCTCATCGAGACGCTCATCGCGCTCGGCGCCGAGGTCCGGTGGGTGAGCTGCAACATCTTCTCCACCCAGGACCACGCCGCGGCCGCCGTCGTGGTGGGCAAGGACGGCACCAAGGACGACCCGCGCGGCGTCCCGGTGTTCGCCTGGAAGGGCGAGAGCCTGGAGGAGTACTGGTGGTGCAGTGACCAGGCGCTGCGCTGGGAGGGCCGGACCGGCCCGAACATGATCCTCGACGACGGCGGCGACGTCACGCTGCTGGTGCACAAGGGCGCCGAGTTCGAGGCGGCCGGAGCGGTGCCGGGCCCGGCGCCGACCGACTCCGAGGAGTACGGCTTCATCCTGGAGCTGCTGTCGCGCAGCGTCGCGGCGGAGCCGAACCGCTTCACCGCGATGGTGCCCGAGATCCGCGGCGTCTCCGAGGAGACCACCACCGGCGTGCACCGGCTGTACGAGTTCGCCAAGGCCGGCTCGCTGCTGTTCCCGGCGATCAACGTCAACGACTCGGTCACCAAGTCGAAGTTCGACAACAAGTACGGCTGCCGGCACAGCCTCATCGACGGCCTCAACCGGGCCACCGACGTCATGATCGCGGGCAAGGTCGCGGTCATCTTCGGCTACGGCGACGTGGGCAAGGGCTGCGTCGAGTCGCTGCGCGGCCAGGGCGCCCGGGTCGTCGTCACCGAGATCGACCCGATCTGCGCGCTGCAGGCGGCCATGGAGGGCCTGGAGGTCGTCCGGCTGGCGGACGTGGTCGAGACCGCGGACATCTTCGTCACCACGACGGGCAACAAGGACATCATCATGGCGGAGGACATCGCCAAGATGAAGCACCAGGCCATCGTCGGGAACATCGGCCACTTCGACAACGAGATCGACATGGCCGGCCTGGCCAAGCTGCCGGGCGTGAAGCGCCTCGAGATCAAGCCGCAGGTGCACGAGTGGACGTTCGAGGACGGCCACTCGGTGATCGTGCTGAGCGAGGGCCGGCTGCTCAACCTCGGCAACGCGACCGGGCACCCGAGCTTCGTGATGTCCGCCTCGTTCGCGAACCAGACGATCGCCCAGATCGAGCTCTGGACCAAGCCCGGCGAGTACGAGAAGCAGGTCTACGTGCTGCCCAAGCCGCTGGACGAGAAGGTCGCGCGGCTGCACCTCGACGCGCTCGGCGTGCGGCTGACGACCCTGCGCAAGGACCAGGCCGAGTACATCGGCGTGGACGTGAGCGGTCCGTACAAGCCGGACCACTACCGCTACTGA
- a CDS encoding alpha/beta fold hydrolase, whose product METDLVAAWKTVPSTYVLTTDDRAVHPEDQRIMARNAGAVVEIATSHSPFLSRPDLVADIIAERWARVAGRGVAAR is encoded by the coding sequence GTGGAGACCGATCTGGTGGCGGCCTGGAAGACGGTCCCCTCGACGTACGTGCTGACGACCGACGACCGGGCGGTGCACCCGGAGGACCAGCGGATCATGGCCCGCAACGCCGGTGCGGTCGTGGAGATCGCCACCAGCCACTCGCCGTTCCTGTCCCGGCCGGACCTGGTCGCGGACATCATCGCCGAGCGCTGGGCCCGGGTGGCCGGCCGCGGCGTCGCCGCTCGATAA
- a CDS encoding CoA-acylating methylmalonate-semialdehyde dehydrogenase — MTTQIPHWIDGRRTPGTSGRTAPVHNPATGAHTGDVDLAGTAEVEAAVVSATAAAKSWRSASLSRRAAVLFAFRELLHSHADELAAIVTSEHGKVLGDAGGEVARGLENVEFATGVPQLLKGGYSEQAATGVDVYSIRQPLGVVAGITPFNFPAMVPLWMCANAIACGNAFILKPSEKDPSASLRLAELWKEAGLPDGVFTVLQGDKEAVDAILTHPGIAAVSFVGSTPIARYVYETGTSHGKRIQALGGAKNHMVVLPDADLDLAADAAVSAAYGAAGERCMSISVTVAVGDVADRLVDAIASRLPKVRVGDGADPDSEMGPLITAEHRDKVAGYIAAGASAGATVVVDGREGDLPEQGYFLGTTLLDRVTPEMSVYTDEIFGPVLSVVRVETYADAVALVNSNQYANGTAIFTRDGGAARKYQFEVEVGMVGINVPIPVPVAYYSFGGWKSSLFGDTHMYGPEGINFYTRGKVVTSRWPDPATSTVDLGFPRTR; from the coding sequence ATGACCACGCAGATTCCGCACTGGATCGACGGCCGCCGCACCCCGGGGACCTCCGGCCGCACCGCACCGGTGCACAACCCCGCGACCGGCGCGCACACCGGCGACGTCGACCTGGCCGGCACGGCCGAGGTCGAGGCGGCGGTGGTGTCGGCCACGGCGGCGGCGAAGTCGTGGCGGTCGGCCTCGCTGTCCCGGCGGGCCGCGGTGCTGTTCGCCTTCCGTGAGCTGCTGCACTCCCACGCCGACGAGCTGGCCGCGATCGTCACCAGCGAGCACGGCAAGGTGCTCGGCGACGCCGGCGGCGAGGTCGCCCGCGGCCTGGAGAACGTCGAGTTCGCCACCGGGGTGCCGCAGCTGCTCAAGGGCGGCTACTCCGAGCAGGCCGCGACCGGCGTGGACGTCTACTCGATCCGGCAGCCGCTGGGCGTGGTCGCCGGGATCACCCCGTTCAACTTCCCGGCCATGGTCCCGCTCTGGATGTGCGCGAACGCGATCGCCTGCGGCAACGCGTTCATCCTCAAGCCGAGCGAGAAGGACCCGTCGGCGTCGCTGCGGCTGGCCGAGCTCTGGAAGGAGGCCGGGCTGCCCGACGGCGTGTTCACCGTTCTGCAGGGGGACAAGGAGGCGGTCGACGCCATCCTCACCCACCCCGGCATCGCCGCGGTCAGCTTCGTCGGCTCGACCCCGATCGCCCGCTACGTCTACGAGACCGGCACCTCGCACGGCAAGCGGATCCAGGCCCTCGGCGGGGCCAAGAACCACATGGTCGTGCTGCCCGACGCCGACCTCGACCTGGCCGCGGACGCGGCGGTCTCGGCCGCGTACGGGGCGGCGGGGGAGCGGTGCATGTCGATCTCGGTGACCGTCGCGGTCGGCGACGTGGCCGACCGGCTGGTCGACGCGATCGCGTCCCGGCTGCCCAAGGTCCGCGTCGGCGACGGTGCCGACCCGGACAGCGAGATGGGCCCGCTCATCACCGCCGAGCACCGGGACAAGGTGGCCGGCTACATCGCGGCCGGCGCCTCCGCCGGGGCGACCGTGGTCGTCGACGGCCGGGAGGGCGACCTGCCCGAGCAGGGCTACTTCCTCGGCACCACGCTGCTGGACCGCGTCACCCCGGAGATGAGCGTCTACACCGACGAGATCTTCGGCCCGGTCCTCTCGGTCGTCCGGGTCGAGACGTACGCGGACGCGGTCGCCCTGGTGAACTCCAACCAGTACGCGAACGGCACCGCGATCTTCACCCGGGACGGCGGCGCCGCCCGGAAGTACCAGTTCGAGGTCGAGGTCGGGATGGTCGGCATCAACGTGCCGATCCCGGTGCCGGTGGCGTACTACTCCTTCGGGGGCTGGAAGAGCTCGCTGTTCGGCGACACCCACATGTACGGGCCGGAGGGCATCAACTTCTACACCCGCGGCAAGGTCGTCACCTCGCGCTGGCCCGACCCGGCCACCTCGACCGTCGACCTCGGCTTCCCCCGTACCCGCTGA